The Salvelinus fontinalis isolate EN_2023a chromosome 36, ASM2944872v1, whole genome shotgun sequence genome window below encodes:
- the LOC129835725 gene encoding astrocytic phosphoprotein PEA-15-like has protein sequence MSEYSSLLSDLSENITNEDLDQLKSACKEDITEDQSNTITSSKEWFNYLEENQKLAQDNLSYIEHIFEISRRPDLLTRVIEYRTTVLKISEDDEIDTKLTRIPSAKKYKDIIRQPSEDEIIKLAPPPKKV, from the exons ATGTCGGAGTACAGCTCTTTGCTCAGCGACCTGTCTGAAAACATCACCAATGAGGACTTGGACCAGCTGAAGTCTGCCTGCAAGGAGGACATCACAGAGGACCAGAGCAACACCATCACCTCCTCCAAGGAATGGTTCAACTACCTGGAGGAGAACCAAAAGCTGGCACAGG ATAACCTGTCGTACATTGAGCATATCTTTGAGATCTCACGGCGACCAGACCTGCTGACCCGTGTCATCGAGTACCGCACCACGGTTCTCAAGATCTCTGAGGACGATGAGATCGACACCAAGCTCACACGCATCCCCTCTGCCAAGAAATACAAAG ATATCATTCGCCAACCCTCTGAAGACGAGATCATCAAGCTGGCTCCTCCCCCTAAAAAAGTGTGA